From the Oncorhynchus nerka isolate Pitt River linkage group LG28, Oner_Uvic_2.0, whole genome shotgun sequence genome, one window contains:
- the LOC115113851 gene encoding nascent polypeptide-associated complex subunit alpha, muscle-specific form-like → MMLRTILHKDAVGVFDAECLELSPAKARDLQSTSTLEQFMTKLCLHHQRQIVDALGFLQTEVKTISSSSTSPASAFKTSCSVKHGALQGPSPEPCLEKGRTGQKLPMASNPKGLVEGGEAVGTRSSRLAAPEQTPETDVSRNVSGAAGPALDFRKSGPGESKALANLLRSTEDSESKPLSDHAPLKIKILKSSSLADGKKLSCVLTTSLPALAGTMDKQQGNSDSSIRADSYSDGPSSSVKRHNDVNHPIRQRGSFGRTRDTLVKQSPPQKTPTIIPPVSPRTARKTLKGSSYHRPRDASSLCQFVTDPDLGHCDIVYIDKPITDCFQKWQHRRFPRNNARKSTRGHMYVEEMWELKTVRTLARKSARNYSGNSLTPMPDLNTLVTPKQLLGKPESVPLVDMPFIGGILETVSQRTPSEHSAERELARDVETAAKSASEVELIVETNQTDQSLCKEQTAPPSPSQCPPVENEQSAGTDSEQPRLSVAPDSLASTVVETAHQDLNSVINDIVLSESPEQVVMGKDVNPSHKTSEEAELVQDQLQTVPEGQNVISDTQQKESESPSPSMESAGNKEENEVVNASVIGKEQAEPLEPQSPVDQKPSEGSGGEVGTEVPTESERMEVQETGKVEPDWAPGDGNNVPEEKRTDADSFSKKADEAVVKQSPPRCSEKQGIPARGIPSKVKETAVIETENMIICGYVNGRPIAQSDRCLRERPAKNTPESTPTKTKRPTKTSLKQSEKPSEKMPEIPQISCTPAELIKIPVSKHPTKTFKATQNLPDTKTPVEASQITSDARAPITARLNIPDTPPVADTPIDSTRNPEPRHPLRSARLQQREAVASPPLRVASPPSLLPCPPSCRPCPPFLSLSPCRRAPSMSPRPPPCRPPPPCPPPPPPCRPAPSLSPRPPLPVAPPRLPVASPPSLSPRPASLSPRPPPCRLVPLPVASLPLPVASPLLPVASLLLPVASPPLLVAVTFIVPPEPSTSLPLPCIKFNPPLPVASSLLRIVPSAVTQSSEELKVARAQPAPKPKPSKTQNTAVETRVQTRPKLRSSMVVVAREVEEVVSLQVSNEVSALTEGTSIKKSEAQAHSSPLRHKIILQKEGEQSKFTPSEGEPSKLTSLKNSEEPTLLKKAEAPTSMDSKIISGDFSMSPISSALDRPGRMPLRSESSKTEVASQSITPTIPPTAVENRKSALRVQRSPMSSTSVPITAEKRSGVASSMRLKSPVRLSSPIKVKVKPERIIKSPLRDSPLLVSSPLPSSLDTPLLLPKLEPLVQSRHKFLELLDIEENQQKISTLNTRFDKMHRGWVQIDKEGQPTPRHKNKADRQAAIWKSKRRVRKPKSSEHQRYSLVQMLFKNDLDLASICRWYMESTETQSMVIVKKVNTRLLSETQLLFPGMSQGLSKGVFPSLQAERLKKHLKKFAIASPVKSNPKSHKLIAKALEQEVSTSTPKGKEKRELTTATRISTKAYLSSAESQATDGQKASAKAKNPASARILRKYSNIREKMQGQQSSEKPKGAPRKVIKASKVKPSKAPKTKLTKPTKLKPATAQRQKLSVSGDKSVKEPSVVKTVRAQSSPSRKTPVKAAVQERSVKTSSSSRTVRDLSRKESASPQRSTQRAMTPKAQKNTPAPSITPKTDSNKQQVGAEKAEVEKRHSESRVSETKGPESKGVESKGSESEVESQQNMDVKTPGSPDQVLTRSQRKMEATPSPSISQSANSKPATKRSNEPAKNKTLKAATKRSQESTQNPAKRIRKK, encoded by the exons atgatgctgcgtaccATTTTGCACAAGGACGCTGTAGGTGTGTTCGACGC TGAATGTCTGGAGCTGAGTCCAGCGAAGGCCAGGGACCTCCAGTCCACTTCGACGCTGGAGCAGTTCATGACGAAGCTGTGTCTGCATCACCAGAGGCAGATTGTCGACGCTCTGGGCTTCCTACAGACAGAG GTCAAGACTATATCCTCCTCCAGCACATCACCAGCCTCTGCCTTCAAAACCTCTTGCTCAGTCAAGCACGGCGCCCTTCAGGGTCCTAGTCCTGAACCCTGCCTGGAGAAGGGGAGGACTGGCCAGAAACTTCCCATGGCTTCCAATCCCAAAGGACTGGTGGAGGGGGGAGAGGCAGTTGGTACCAGGAGTAGCAGGTTGGCAGCCCCAGAGCAGACCCCTGAGACTGATGTGTCTAGAAATGTATCTGGGGCCGCTGGGCCAGCCTTAGATTTCCGTAAATCTGGCCCAGGGGAGTCTAAGGCTTTGGCAAACCTTCTCAGAAGCACAGAGGACAGTGAGAGTAAACCTCTTAGTGACCATGCTCCTCTAAAGATCAAAATCCTGAAGTCCAGCAGCCTGGCTGATGGTAAGAAGCTGTCCTGTGTGCTCACcacctctcttcctgctctcgcCGGTACTATGGATAAACAGCAGGGCAATTCTGACTCTTCAATCAGAGCAGATAGTTACAGCGATGGCCCCAGCTCCTCTGTGAAAAGGCACAATGATGTTAATCATCCAATAAGACAAAGAGGCTCCTTTGGACGTACCAGAGATACGCTGGTCAAACAGAGTCCACCCCAAAAGACCCCCACCATCATACCCCCAGTTTCCCCCAGGACAGCAAGGAAGACCTTGAAGGGGTCTTCCTATCATCGGCCTAGGGACGCTTCTTCGCTGTGTCAGTTTGTAACCGACCCAGATCTCGGCCACTGCGACATTGTCTACATTGACAAACCAATCACAGACTGTTTCCAGAAATGGCAGCACCGTCGGTTCCCGCGAAACAACGCCAGGAAAAGCACCAGAGGTCACATGTACGTGGAGGAGATGTGGGAGCTTAAGACTGTCCGTACATTAGCCAGAAAGTCCGCCCGCAACTATAGTGGCAACTCTCTCACTCCAATGCCAGATCTCAACACTCTGGTCACCCCTAAACAGCTGCTTGGCAAGCCTGAGAGTGTACCTCTTGTGGATATGCCCTTCATTGGAGGTATTTTAGAGACGGTCAGTCAGAGAACTCCCTCGGAGCATTCAGCTGAAAGGGAGTTGGCTCGGGATGTAGAGACTGCTGCAAAATCAGCCAGTGAGGTGGAGCTAATCGTTGAGACTAATCAGACAGACCAGAGTCTATGCAAAGAACAGACTGCCCCTCCATCTCCTTCACAGTGTCCCCCAGTGGAGAACGAGCAGAGTGCAGGGACAGACTCAGAGCAGCCAAGGCTGAGTGTAGCACCAGATAGTCTAGCTAGTACTGTGGTTGAGACCGCACATCAGGATTTAAACAGTGTAATTAATGACATCGTTTTGAGTGAAAGCCCAGAGCAGGTGGTGATGGGGAAAGATGTGAACCCATCACATAAGACATCAGAAGAAGCTGAGCTTGTCCAGGATCAGCTGCAGACTGTGCCAGAGGGCCAGAACGTAATCTCTGATACCCAACAAAAGGAATCTGAATCCCCGAGCCCTTCCATGGAGAGCGCTGGAAACAAGGAGGAGAATGAGGTAGTGAATGCAAGTGTAATTGGTAAAGAACAGGCCGAGCCACTGGAACCTCAGAGTCCAGTTGACCAGAAACCATCTGAGGGCTCTGGAGGAGAAGTTGGCACTGAGGTTCCCACAGAGAGTGAAAGGATGGAGGTGCAGGAAACGGGCAAGGTTGAACCAGACTGGGCTCCAGGTGACGGCAACAATGTGCCTGAAGAGAAAAGGACAGATGCTGATTCGTTCTCTAAAAAGGCAGATGAGGCAGTTGTGAAACAATCACCTCCAAGGTGTTCTGAAAAACAGGGTATTCCAGCACGGGGGATTCCTTCAAAGGTGAAGGAAACTGCAGTGATTGAGACCGAGAATATGATTATATGTGGATATGTGAATGGTAGACCTATAGCGCAGTCTGACAGATGTTTGCGTGAACGGCCAGCTAAAAACACCCCAGAGTCTACTCCTACGAAGACTAAACGCCCCACTAAGACCTCTCTGAAACAATCCGAGAAACCTTCTGAGAAGATGCCAGAAATTCCTCAAATCTCATGCACTCCAGCCGAACTGATCAAAATCCCTGTGTCCAAACATCCCACAAAAACCTTTAAAGCAACTCAGAACCTGCCTGACACGAAGACCCCTGTGGAAGCGAGCCAGATCACGTCTGACGCAAGGGCCCCTATAACAGCAAGACTGAACATTCCTGACACTCCTCCAGTCGCAGACACACCAATCGACTCCACCAGGAACCCTGAGCCCAGACACCCGCTCAGATCAGCCAGACTGCAACAGCGTGAAGCTGTTGCCTCGCCCCCCCTCCGTGTCGCCTCGCCCCCCTCCCTGTTGCCCTGTCCCCCTTCCTGTCGCCCCTGTCCCCCCttcctgtccctgtctccctgtcgcCGCGCCCCCTCCATGTCGCCCCGTCCCCCTCCCTGTCGCCCGCCCCCTCCCTGCCCCCCCCCGCCCCCTCCCTGTCGCCCCGCCCCCTCCCTGTCGCCCCGCCCCCCCCTCCCTGTCGCCCCGCCCCGCCTCCCTGTCGCCTCGCCCCCCTCCCTGTCGCCCCGCCCCGCCTCCCTGTCGCCTCGCCCCCCTCCCTGTCGcctcgtccccctccctgtcgcctcgctccccctccctgtcgCCTCGCCTCTTCTACCTGTTGCCTCGCTTCTCCTCCCTGtagcctcccctcccctcctagtTGCCGTTACTTTCATTGTCCCCCCAGAAccatctacctccctccctctcccctgcatcAAGTttaaccctcccctccctgttGCCTCTTCTCTTCTTCGTATCGTCCCCAGTGCAGTCACCCAGAGCTCCGAAGAACTGAAGGTTGCAAGAGCTCAGCCAGCTCCAAAACCCAAACCCAGCAAGACACAGAACACTGCAGTGGAAACTAGGGTGCAAACTAGACCAAAGCTCAGGTCGTCAATGGTGGTAGTAGCAAGGGAGGTCGAAGAGGTTGTGAGTCTTCAAGTTAGCAATGAAGTTTCTGCTCTCACAGAGGGTACAAGCATTAAAAAGAGTGAGGCGCAAGCACATAGCAGTCCACTAAGACACAAAATAATTCTCCAAAAGGAAGGAGAACAAAGCAAATTTACTCCATCTGAGGGAGAACCAAGCAAATTGACTTCCCTGAAGAATTCAGAGGAACCAACTTTGCTGAAGAAGGCAGAGGCACCAACTTCAATGGATAGCAAAATTATATCTGGAGATTTCAGCATGTCTCCAATCAGCAGTGCTTTAGACAGACCTGGGCGAATGCCATTGAGGAGTGAGAGTAGTAAAACTGAAGTGGCCAGCCAGTCCATTACCCCGACAATTCCACCAACTGCGGTGGAGAACAGAAAGTCCGCTTTGAGAGTCCAGAGGTCACCCATGTCCTCAACCAGTGTTCCAATCACAGCTGAGAAAAGGAGTGGGGTGGCATCTTCCATGAGGCTGAAATCCCCAGTGAGACTCTCATCACCCATTAAGGTTAAGGTCAAACCTGAGAGGATAATCAAGTCTCCACTAAGGGATTCTCCTTTGCTGGTCagttctcctcttccctccagcttagacactcctctcctcctgcccaaACTGGAGCCCCTAGTACAGTCTCGACACAAGTTCCTGGAATTACTAGACATAGAGGAAAACCAACAGAAAATATCTACTCTCAACACCAGGTTCGATAAGATGCATAGAGGCTGGGTCCAGATAGACAAAGAGGGACAACCAACGCCCAGACACAAGaacaaggcagacagacaggcagcgatATGGAAGAGCAAGCGCCGGGTCCGCAAGCCCAAGTCTTCGGAGCACCAGAGGTACTCCCTTGTCCAGATGCTTTTCAAGAATGATTTGGACCTAGCCAGTATCTGCCGCTGGTAcatggagtcaacagaaacccaATCAATGGTCATCGTAAAGAAGGTGAACACACGTCTTCTCTCTGAGACCCAGCTGCTCTTCCCCGGTATGTCCCAAGGGCTGTCCAAAGGGGTCTTCCCTAGCCTGCAAGCCGAGCGCTTGAAGAAACACTTGAAGAAGTTTGCCATCGCTTCCCCTGTGAAGAGCAACCCTAAGAGCCATAAGCTGATTGCTAAAGCCCTGGAGCAGGAGGTCAGTACAAGTACTCCcaaagggaaggagaagagagagctgaCCACGGCCACCCGGATCTCCACCAAAGCCTACCTCTCCTCTGCAGAGTCACAGGCAACCGACGGCCAGAAGGCCTCAGCGAAGGCCAAGAACCCAGCCAGTGCTCGGATCCTGCGGAAGTACTCCAATATACGTGAGAAGATGCAAGGTCAACAAAGCTCCGAGAAGCCAAAAGGGGCCCCAAGAAAAGTGATCAAAGCTTCCAAAGTCAAACCCTCTAAAGCCCCAAAGACAAAATTGACAAAACCAACTAAATTGAAACCGGCCACTGCCCAGAGGCAGAAATTATCTGTTTCTGGAGATAAAAGTGTAAAGGAGCCAAGTGTAGTCAAAACAGTGAGAGCGCAGTCATCTCCTAGTAGAAAGACTCCAGTAAAAGCTGCTGTCCAGGAGAGATCAGTCAAgactagcagcagcagtagaaccGTAAGAGATCTCAGTAGGAAAGAGAGTGCATCACCACAGAGGTCTACCCAAAGAGCGATGACCCCAAAAGCACAGAAAAACACCCCTGCTCCTTCCATCACCCCTAAAACTGACTCAAACAAACAGCAGGTTGGAGCAGAGAAGGCAGAGGTGGAAAAGAGACACTCTGAAAGTAGAGTATCTGAGACTAAAGGCCCTGAAAGTAAAGGTGTTGAGAGCAAAGGCTCTGAAAGTGAGGTTGAGTCTCAACAGAACATGGATGTCAAAACGCCAGGCTCTCCTGACCAGGTACTCACAAGGTCACAAAGGAAGATGGAGGCCACTCCATCCCCCTCAATCTCTCAGAGTGCAAACTCTAAGCCTGCCACAAAGAGATCAAATGAACCAGCTAAGAATAAGACTCTGAAGGCTGCCACAAAGAGAAGCCAGGAGAGCACACAGAATCCAGCCAAGCGGATCAGGAAGAAATAG
- the LOC115113057 gene encoding ligand-dependent corepressor-like: protein MASLCKKQQCTIERRGVRQELDSWRHKLIHCVGFESILEGLFGSGLLEDLTSFKDCEPEGVSDWSFDENCLFCCLRRDKVKEHLVGLSNQGLESGAKPLLVKDQIKINRLEKQAEEFLSAVLYKKDVPSFSDLHIPVVAREIMQRMIRQFAAEYTSKNSSSSQDIPSAPSPATQPHSDQSLPPPPSLPPAASLGGTATSSVPSQNPVLSKLLMADQDSPLDLTVKKLPPQPVEQDGVLDLSLKKGWARSSMSSHHSPHLSQMSTLRGRSLRADGQAGLPMRSLQDGRRRENFGHSAALKPTSPLGHVPHIKQEVNQDSDTELSPNQNYTSRPFDHLSLSRYGSPSWASKTHFGALLKLRANSGAGDHLKDLPSLLEAAGLFKSPSCGKAILQARRDQGLSLSHSPPVDLKIPQVRGLGGLGVDLSWGSLSSDSYSLPSPHCENSLGKRLRSILPKHGRRGSSGGLDGPGRDGEYWGSSDADRPASGGQYPTSDPEADLCNKQPRKKRGRYRQYNTELLEEAIEVVMGGKMSVSKAQTVYGIPHSTLEYKVKERLGTLKHPPKKKLKLMSHMEELEGMEAPEGKEALDAPLDPQESLCEGRPSVSVPRENGRELLGTGLSPDK from the exons ACTGTGAGCCTGAAGGTGTGTCAGACTGGTCATTTGATGAGAACTGCCTGTTCTGCTGCTTAAGACGAGACAAAGTCAAG GAGCACTTAGTTGGCCTGAGCAACCAGGGGTTGGAGAGTGGGGCTAAACCCCTGCTGGTCAAAGACCAGATTAAGATCAACAGACTCGAGAAACAAGCTGAGGAATTCCTCAGTGCAGTCCTCTACAAAAAAG atgTCCCCAGCTTCTCAGACCTGCACATTCCAGTAGTGGCTCGGGAGATAATGCAGAGGATGATCCGCCAGTTTGCTGCCGAATATACCTCAAAAAACAGCTCCTCTTCTCAGGACATCCCCTCTGCCCCCAGCCCTGCTACCCAGCCCCACTCAGATCAGAGCCTGCCACCTCCCCCCTCGCTGCCCCCTGCTGCCAGCCTTGGTGGTACTGCTACATCCTCCGTACCCAGCCAGAACCCTGTCCTCTCCAAGCTGCTTATGGCCGACCAGGACTCGCCTCTCGACCTCACTGTCAAAAAGCTTCCGCCACAGCCTGTAGAACAAG ATGGAGTCCTGGACCTGTCACTCAAAAAGGGATGGGCCAGAAGCAGCATGTCATCGCACCACAGCCCTCACCTTTCCCAGATGTCCACTCTCAGAGG GCGTTCCCTGAGAGCTGACGGACAGGCCGGGCTGCCTATGAGGAGCCtgcaggatgggaggaggagggagaatttCGGCCACTCCGCCGCTTTAAAGCCCACCTCGCCACTCGGTCATGTGCCGCACATCAAACAGGAAGTGAACCAGGATTCCGACACAGAGTTGTCTCCCAACCAGAACTACACCTCCAGACCCTtcgaccacctctctctctctaggtatggtTCTCCGTCCTGGGCCTCCAAGACCCACTTCGGGGCCCTCTTGAAGCTCCGGGCCAACAGCGGAGCCGGGGACCACCTCAAAGACCTACCGAGCCTGCTGGAGGCTGCGGGGCTCTTCAAGTCCCCCTCCTGTGGGAAGGCAATCCTCCAGGCCCGGAGAGACCAGGGgctctccctttctcactcccCGCCCGTCGACCTCAAAATCCCCCAGGTGCGAGGCCTAGGAGGCCTGGGGGTGGACCTCTCCTGGGGCTCCCTGAGCTCTGATTCCTACAGCCTCCCTAGCCCCCACTGTGAGAACAGCCTCGGGAAGAGGCTTAGGTCCATCCTGCCCAAACACGGTCGCCGGGGAAGCAGTGGAGGTCTGGACGGCCCTGGAAGAGATGGGGAATACTGGGGTTCATCTGATGCAGACCGCCCTGCCTCTGGGGGGCAGTACCCGACCTCTGACCCTGAGGCAGACCTCTGCAACAAGCAGCcgaggaagaagaggggaagataccgtcagtacaacacagagctgCTAGAAGAAGCTATAGAAGTGGTTATGGGGGGGAAGATGAGCGTGTCCAAGGCTCAGACCGTCTATGGGATCCCTCACAGCACTCTAGAGTATAAAGTCAAGGAGCGCCTTGGCACCCTGAAACACCCGCCCAAGAAGAAGCTGAAGCTGATGAGCCACATGGAGGAACTGGAGGGTATGGAGGCCCCAGAGGGCAAAGAGGCTCTGGATGCGCCCCTGGACCCCCAGGAGTCGCTGTGTGAGGGGAGACCGTCTGTGTCTGTGCCCAGAGAAAATGGCAGGGAGCTGCTCGGCACAGGCCTCTCACCAGACAAgtga